A single genomic interval of Actinomycetota bacterium harbors:
- a CDS encoding phosphotransferase: MAENTGGSPQASVHRVTVRSGLTHHHLVIRRWMPGTDEWATWTRSAVVGEATVLEALAASAVPAPRVVAVTDGLEAGGHPALLMTRAPGRLQLAPSDPRSWVRGMATMLARIHASPIAAPTWDGWTDLESVSPPNWSRRPQLWEAAIEAARQARRSHTCFIHSDYQHFNILWQRGRITAVVDWVYAASGPPDVDVGHCRLNLAVLFSPDLAEQFRRDYECHAGRTVDPTWDITALLSFSEDWHVGIPRQVGGRTTVDHTGMNRRVEELLDSAVARL; the protein is encoded by the coding sequence GTGGCGGAGAATACCGGCGGAAGCCCCCAGGCATCCGTCCACCGCGTCACGGTCCGATCGGGGCTCACCCACCACCACCTCGTGATCCGCCGCTGGATGCCCGGCACAGACGAATGGGCGACGTGGACGCGCTCGGCCGTCGTCGGGGAAGCGACCGTGCTGGAAGCGCTGGCGGCGAGCGCCGTTCCCGCGCCCAGGGTCGTCGCGGTCACGGACGGCTTGGAAGCCGGTGGCCACCCAGCCCTGCTGATGACTCGGGCCCCGGGCCGCCTGCAACTGGCGCCCTCCGACCCGCGCAGCTGGGTGAGGGGGATGGCCACGATGCTGGCCCGGATCCACGCATCGCCGATCGCGGCACCCACCTGGGACGGATGGACCGATCTTGAGTCGGTGTCGCCGCCCAACTGGAGCCGCCGACCGCAGCTCTGGGAGGCCGCCATCGAGGCCGCCCGCCAAGCCCGCCGGTCCCACACGTGCTTCATCCACAGCGACTACCAGCACTTCAACATCCTGTGGCAGCGCGGACGGATCACGGCTGTCGTCGACTGGGTCTACGCCGCCAGCGGCCCTCCCGATGTCGATGTCGGGCACTGCCGCCTGAACCTCGCTGTGCTGTTCTCCCCGGACCTGGCCGAGCAGTTCCGCCGCGACTACGAGTGTCACGCCGGTCGGACCGTCGACCCGACGTGGGACATCACCGCTCTGCTGTCGTTCAGCGAGGACTGGCATGTCGGGATTCCCAGACAGGTTGGAGGCAGGACCACCGTCGATCACACCGGCATGAACCGCCGCGTCGAGGAGCTCCTGGATTCGGCCGTCGCTCGCCTGTGA